The genomic window CGCCCCTGAACAGCTTCAACAGCATGATCGACAGCGACCCTGTGGGCCTGACTACCTTCTTGGCGGACAAGCTCAACAGCTTCAAGCTGGCTTACCTGCACATGATGCGTGCGGATTTCTTCGGCGTGCAAAAGGCCGACGTCATGTCGGTGGCGCGCGCGAACTACAAGGGCGTGCTGATCGGCAATATGGGCTACAGCGCGGAAGAGGCTGAGCAAGCGATCAAAGACGGGAAGCTGGATGCGGTGGCTTTCGGCAATGCCTACATTGCCAACCCGGACCTGCCGGAACGCGTGAAAGCGGGTGCGGCGTTGAACACGCCTGACAGCAGCACCTATTACACGCCCGGTGCCAAGGGCTACACCGATTACCCCACGATGTAAGGGGAACCCTGCGCTCCACCCGGCCAGCACAGCCGGGGTGGGCGCTTGGGCCGCGAAGGCTTACAGGCCTTCGTGGCGGTCTGCAGCGGCAAACAGGTCCAGGGCAAAGTCGGGGTCCGACTTCTGGATACTGGCCGCAAAAGTGCGCAACTCTTCCGCCTGCTCCAGGCGGGTCTGGCCGGCACCGGATGCGCGGCCGAAAGCGGCTTGGCTCAAAGCCACCACCAGGTTTTTACCGGCTACCCACAGCGCCTGCAAGGAAGCGCCCACAGTGGGTTGTGCGTCGCGGGGCAGAGAAATGCTGTGAAGAGTCGTGCTGGCCATGGTGGGCTCCTTTAAGTAAAAACAAGTGATGTTGCACTGCAGTATAGGGTTAACCCTAGACATAATGCAAGGGTTAACCCTAATGGTCGTTGTTTCTTAGGGTGAAACGCCTAAGCCCTGCACCTCGGGCGCTTGAGTTTTGGCCCCGCGCCGCCAGCTAACCTGCATGACCGAAGCACTCCATATCGTTTGCCCCCACTGCCACACCACCAACCGGGTGAAGGCAGACCACATGTCCAGTGCGCCCGACTGCGGCAGCTGCAAGGCCCCGCTGTTTACCGGCAAGCCGGTCGACTTGACCACAGCCTCTTTTGACAAGCATTTGCACCGCAGCCATATCCCACTGTTGGTGGACTTTTGGGCGCCGTGGTGCGGGCCTTGCCGGCAGATGGCGCCCGCCTATGCCGCTGCTACCCGCCAGCTGGAGCCGCACAT from Rhodoferax potami includes these protein-coding regions:
- the trxC gene encoding thioredoxin TrxC, which gives rise to MTEALHIVCPHCHTTNRVKADHMSSAPDCGSCKAPLFTGKPVDLTTASFDKHLHRSHIPLLVDFWAPWCGPCRQMAPAYAAATRQLEPHIRVAKVDTEAEQALGARFQIRSIPTLALFVNGREVARQPGAMGQADILRWVQMHLPVK